The Blautia hydrogenotrophica DSM 10507 genome window below encodes:
- the glyA gene encoding serine hydroxymethyltransferase, translating to MYMDGSFELIREFDPEIAQMTVEEETRQMNTLCLIASENYASPMTLGMEGTVWANKNAEGYPGRRFAGGCELADRVERLAVKRCKELFGCEYANVQSMSSTLSNVAVLRALLKPGDMILSMELNQGGHLSHGAKFHYSGKSYQVIQYGLNPKTEVIDMEQVERLAKEHRPKLIICGTSSYPLKVDYKRFGEIAREVGAYLMADIAHPVGLIAAGVIPSPIPYADVVTTSTHKTFRGPRGCGIIMCKEGLGKRIDQQIFPGMQGAPKMDMIASRAVLFKECMTPEYRAYQQQVAKNAEALADELKKCGLRLVAGGTQTHLVLVDVRGLISTGRQAEEVLESVGIVVNKNMIPYDPQPANLASGIRIGSPALTTRGFKEEDIRETARLLAETLKHCDNREKLQEISAKVREKAMRYPMFAKEWISA from the coding sequence ATGTACATGGATGGAAGTTTTGAACTCATTCGAGAATTTGACCCGGAGATCGCACAGATGACTGTGGAGGAAGAAACGAGGCAGATGAACACGCTGTGTCTGATCGCCTCAGAAAATTATGCGTCTCCAATGACACTTGGGATGGAGGGTACTGTTTGGGCAAATAAAAATGCGGAAGGCTACCCTGGACGGCGCTTTGCCGGAGGCTGCGAACTGGCAGACCGGGTGGAGAGGTTGGCAGTAAAACGGTGCAAGGAACTTTTTGGCTGTGAGTACGCGAATGTCCAGTCGATGAGCTCCACTCTCTCCAATGTGGCAGTTTTGCGTGCACTTTTAAAGCCGGGAGATATGATATTGTCCATGGAGTTAAATCAGGGAGGACATTTGAGTCACGGAGCAAAATTCCACTACAGTGGGAAGAGCTATCAGGTGATTCAGTATGGGCTGAATCCCAAAACAGAGGTGATAGATATGGAACAGGTGGAGAGGCTGGCAAAGGAACACAGACCAAAACTGATTATCTGTGGGACCTCTTCTTATCCTCTAAAGGTGGACTACAAGAGATTCGGAGAGATTGCCAGAGAGGTCGGTGCCTATCTGATGGCGGACATTGCTCATCCTGTGGGTTTGATTGCGGCGGGAGTTATCCCATCTCCGATTCCCTATGCGGATGTGGTGACCACCTCCACGCATAAGACTTTTCGGGGGCCGAGAGGCTGCGGAATCATCATGTGCAAAGAAGGGCTGGGAAAGAGGATAGATCAGCAAATTTTTCCAGGAATGCAAGGGGCGCCAAAGATGGACATGATTGCGTCTAGGGCGGTGCTGTTTAAAGAGTGTATGACGCCTGAATACAGAGCCTATCAGCAGCAGGTGGCGAAGAATGCCGAGGCGCTTGCAGATGAACTGAAAAAGTGCGGGCTGCGTCTGGTGGCTGGCGGTACGCAGACCCATCTGGTGTTGGTGGATGTGCGAGGGTTGATTTCTACGGGGCGGCAGGCAGAGGAAGTGCTGGAATCTGTGGGAATTGTGGTAAACAAGAATATGATTCCTTATGACCCTCAGCCGGCGAACCTGGCCAGCGGTATCCGAATCGGCAGTCCGGCACTGACGACTCGAGGGTTTAAAGAAGAGGATATCCGGGAGACTGCTAGACTTCTGGCAGAGACGCTGAAACACTGTGACAATCGGGAAAAATTACAGGAGATCTCCGCAAAAGTGAGGGAGAAAGCTATGAGGTATCCGATGTTTGCAAAAGAGTGGATTTCGGCCTAA